One part of the Microlunatus elymi genome encodes these proteins:
- a CDS encoding PIG-L deacetylase family protein codes for MARWTGQGKQLRYVMITSGEAGIDGITPDECRPIREAEQIASANVVGVDRVDFLGQPDGVLEYGVGLRKIICAAIRSCRPEIVITGNFHDTFGGDRLNQADHIAAGRAVLDAVRDAANRWVFHDQVESGLQPWDGVRQVWEANSPQAGHAVDISDTFDAGVAALKAHAAYLAGLSYEIDPEEFLEGFARQAGTRFGTRFAALAQVYRFS; via the coding sequence GTGGCTCGATGGACCGGTCAGGGCAAGCAACTCCGCTACGTCATGATCACCAGCGGCGAAGCCGGCATCGACGGCATCACGCCCGACGAGTGCCGGCCGATCCGCGAAGCCGAGCAGATCGCCTCGGCCAACGTGGTCGGAGTGGACCGGGTCGACTTCCTCGGCCAACCCGACGGAGTGCTGGAGTACGGAGTCGGCCTGCGCAAGATCATCTGCGCCGCGATCCGCAGCTGTCGGCCCGAGATCGTGATCACCGGCAACTTCCACGACACCTTCGGCGGCGACCGGCTCAATCAGGCCGACCACATCGCGGCCGGCCGCGCGGTGCTGGACGCGGTCCGCGACGCCGCCAACCGGTGGGTCTTCCATGATCAGGTCGAGTCCGGGTTGCAGCCCTGGGACGGCGTACGGCAGGTCTGGGAGGCCAATTCGCCGCAGGCAGGGCACGCGGTCGACATCAGTGACACCTTCGACGCCGGCGTCGCGGCGCTCAAGGCGCACGCCGCCTACCTGGCCGGGCTGAGCTACGAGATCGATCCGGAGGAATTCCTGGAGGGTTTCGCCCGCCAGGCCGGCACCCGCTTCGGCACCAGATTCGCGGCACTCGCTCAGGTCTACCGGTTCTCCTGA
- a CDS encoding cytochrome P450, protein MGLRSTIRAWLGRRLLARTGGQLDLSQLSAVPKQFQLPFMRDGIDPVPELAQRRAEEPVTRLGKLFGLSIWMVSGYEEAKQVLGSRDGYSNDVRPYVGNRDTSDAHDIGGLGFTDPPDHTRLRKILTPEFTRRRLQRLEPKISATIERQLDDVAGKGPVVDLVPDFAFPIPFTVICDLLGLPIESRATFQELGPARFDVTSGGMGALNAGVESRSFLIEAVRQQRENPGDGLIGQIIKDNRDDVTDLELAGLADGVFTGGYETSVSMLSLGSLVLLRNPEAMRMLATEPDSVDAIVEEMLRYLTVVQIGFPRFAKQDHLLGGKQIKAGDPLLVSLSGADRDPAMYADHPEAFDPHRNPGQSHFAFGHGLHRCVGAELARMELRAAFPALAKRFPEMTLAIEPGALQFQELSIVYGLKSLPVRLNADLPATV, encoded by the coding sequence ATGGGTCTTCGTTCAACGATCCGGGCATGGCTCGGCCGGCGGCTGCTGGCCCGCACCGGCGGCCAACTGGACCTCTCTCAGCTGTCGGCGGTGCCGAAACAGTTCCAACTGCCCTTCATGCGCGACGGGATCGATCCGGTGCCCGAGCTGGCGCAGCGCCGTGCCGAAGAGCCGGTGACCCGGCTGGGAAAGCTGTTCGGGCTGAGCATCTGGATGGTGTCCGGCTACGAGGAAGCCAAGCAGGTGCTGGGCAGCCGGGACGGCTACAGCAACGACGTCCGGCCCTATGTCGGCAACCGGGACACCTCGGATGCGCATGACATCGGCGGTCTGGGTTTCACCGATCCGCCGGACCACACCCGCCTGCGCAAGATCCTGACACCCGAGTTCACCCGGCGTCGGTTGCAGCGGCTAGAGCCGAAGATCAGCGCCACCATCGAGCGACAACTCGACGATGTGGCCGGCAAGGGGCCGGTGGTCGATCTGGTGCCCGACTTCGCGTTCCCGATCCCGTTCACGGTGATCTGTGACCTGCTCGGGTTGCCGATCGAGTCCCGGGCCACCTTCCAGGAGCTCGGTCCGGCCCGGTTCGACGTGACCAGCGGCGGGATGGGAGCGCTCAACGCCGGCGTGGAGTCTCGCAGCTTCCTGATCGAGGCGGTTCGCCAGCAGCGGGAGAATCCGGGCGACGGCCTGATCGGCCAGATCATCAAGGACAACCGCGACGACGTCACCGACCTGGAGCTGGCAGGCCTGGCCGACGGGGTGTTCACCGGCGGCTACGAGACCTCGGTCAGCATGCTCTCGTTGGGATCCCTGGTGCTGCTGCGCAATCCGGAGGCGATGCGGATGCTGGCCACCGAGCCGGACAGTGTCGACGCGATCGTCGAGGAGATGCTGCGCTACCTGACGGTGGTCCAGATCGGTTTCCCCCGCTTCGCAAAACAAGATCATCTTCTCGGCGGCAAGCAGATCAAGGCGGGCGATCCGCTCCTGGTCTCGCTCAGTGGCGCGGATCGCGACCCGGCCATGTACGCGGACCATCCGGAGGCGTTCGACCCGCACCGCAACCCCGGCCAGTCGCACTTCGCCTTCGGCCACGGGCTGCATCGCTGTGTCGGCGCGGAGTTGGCCCGGATGGAGCTGCGGGCGGCGTTTCCTGCGCTGGCCAAGCGATTCCCGGAGATGACCCTGGCGATCGAGCCGGGCGCGCTGCAGTTCCAGGAACTGTCGATCGTGTACGGGTTGAAGTCACTGCCGGTACGACTGAACGCGGACCTGCCCGCGACCGTCTGA
- a CDS encoding phytoene desaturase family protein codes for MAELVVIGGGLAGMAAAARLAKARHHVVLLEQRDRLGGAWAARDLDGIPVDAAPPIFSFPAPWRDLFRKSGRSLEAEFARSGDELVPAPPTRHLFADGTEFVLPIGRGDQDEAIATRFGRPVADRWRDLVDSLGEVWQTLRPLGIEAELSGRDQLPRMVRKTLLHKQSLADVADCLDHPQLSMIIRDLGHPAGGPPERVPAFCAVQLYLDRTFGRWTAGSGTTMINSLQQRLSLRKVEVRLQTPATAIETDPLAVIADDRLAADAVIATCDADQLYHRLLPGRTARKERRRLERLPEALAPSIEVRWDDAGLPARGEPTETIRHTAGVGPRIEYTRPVDGRTLRIVHDYTEPRTDPTAGLGWRGFAGWLKRPPISSELTGLYTAGPFSRGGPAPSMQVLSGALAAYASQRLVAPDRPLEPR; via the coding sequence GTGGCTGAGCTGGTGGTGATCGGAGGCGGACTGGCCGGGATGGCGGCGGCCGCACGGCTGGCCAAGGCCCGGCATCACGTCGTACTGCTGGAACAACGCGATCGACTCGGCGGGGCCTGGGCAGCACGTGATCTTGACGGAATCCCGGTGGACGCCGCGCCGCCGATCTTCTCTTTCCCTGCCCCGTGGCGGGATCTGTTCCGCAAGAGCGGCCGCTCGTTGGAGGCGGAGTTCGCGCGCAGCGGCGACGAGTTGGTACCGGCGCCGCCGACCCGGCACCTCTTTGCCGACGGCACCGAATTCGTGCTGCCGATCGGCCGCGGCGATCAGGACGAGGCGATCGCGACCAGGTTCGGCCGGCCGGTCGCCGATCGTTGGCGCGATCTGGTCGACAGCCTCGGCGAGGTGTGGCAGACGCTGCGCCCGTTGGGCATCGAGGCCGAACTGTCCGGTCGTGATCAACTCCCGCGTATGGTCCGGAAAACCCTTCTGCACAAGCAATCCCTGGCCGACGTCGCCGATTGCCTCGATCATCCGCAGCTGTCCATGATCATCCGTGATCTTGGTCATCCGGCCGGTGGGCCGCCGGAGCGGGTGCCGGCCTTCTGTGCGGTCCAGTTGTATCTGGACCGCACCTTCGGCCGCTGGACGGCCGGATCCGGGACGACCATGATCAACTCGCTGCAGCAGCGGCTGTCGCTGCGCAAGGTCGAGGTCAGGTTGCAGACGCCCGCCACAGCCATCGAGACCGACCCGCTCGCCGTGATCGCCGACGACCGTCTGGCGGCCGACGCGGTGATCGCCACCTGCGATGCCGACCAGCTCTACCACCGGCTGCTGCCGGGTAGGACTGCCCGCAAGGAGCGCCGGCGGCTGGAGCGGCTGCCCGAGGCGTTGGCTCCGAGCATCGAGGTGCGCTGGGACGACGCGGGACTGCCGGCCCGCGGCGAGCCGACCGAGACGATCCGGCATACCGCCGGCGTCGGCCCGCGGATCGAATACACCCGTCCGGTCGACGGTCGGACCCTGCGGATCGTGCACGACTACACCGAACCGCGCACCGATCCGACCGCCGGCCTCGGCTGGCGCGGATTCGCCGGTTGGCTGAAGCGCCCGCCGATCAGCAGCGAACTGACCGGCCTCTACACCGCCGGCCCGTTCTCCCGCGGCGGGCCGGCCCCGTCGATGCAGGTGCTCTCCGGCGCCCTGGCCGCGTACGCCAGTCAGCGTCTGGTCGCCCCCGACCGCCCCCTCGAACCCCGCTGA
- a CDS encoding HelD family protein produces MSTPGESSSTAAADTADDAQTTAGNGRQGGSRGTTSPEVIAAEIAGEQAHVDQVYARLGEATRSARQVASEGRSRYQSDRQSYVREEDGTGLYERDVFAFQAAKRLATLDAEHEGLVFGRLDRADRQTHYIGRIGVRDEDYEPLVIDWRAPAAEPFYRATPTKPMNVIRRRVLRSRGQQVIGIEDDLLDDEHADDTLVVVGEGALMAALSRARGAQMRDIVATIQAEQDEAIRAPYQGVTMITGGPGTGKTVVALHRAAYLLYSNRRRFESGGVLVVGPSRVFMNYIERVLPSLGEESVTLRPIGAVASDVVKLSGERTDSAEVAGIKGRLAMVGVLKRVAALPTKGAPDILAVTIKGEPLVLRVDQLNRIRTDVLSRYRVNQGRAAAESALLNALWALKPAQIELDRDQFDEQIGSMASFRMFCNAWWPYLSAEEALARLGDRDTLRQVAAGSLSDHDQQLLADSFAGGGEPTIADGALLDELIDRIGPVPQTETEPNIFLDDEGSQVSELVTVADRLSVQREVDPFAEPYQTYAHILLDEAQDISPMQWRMLRRRGQHASWTIVGDPAQSSWPDPDEVQRAIQQVIGKAPHREFHMSTNYRSPAEVFELAAKVALHAYPKADLPKAVRSVGIEPELRVAQRGDDLGPDAVRAVRDLLTVVEGTVGVICPPSLLDSVETKINSEIDDHDLRRVIVVTALQAKGLEYDGVLVVSPDDLVSQTPGGERVLYVALTRPTQRLITLDRTPGATWRRPLG; encoded by the coding sequence TTGTCAACTCCCGGTGAGAGCAGTTCCACAGCAGCAGCCGATACAGCAGACGATGCACAGACCACGGCCGGCAACGGCCGGCAGGGCGGCAGTCGCGGCACCACCTCCCCCGAGGTGATCGCCGCCGAGATCGCCGGAGAACAAGCCCACGTCGACCAGGTGTACGCCCGGTTGGGCGAAGCGACGCGCTCCGCCCGGCAGGTCGCCTCCGAAGGGCGTTCGCGCTATCAGTCCGACCGGCAGAGCTACGTCCGGGAGGAGGACGGCACCGGGCTGTACGAGCGCGACGTGTTCGCCTTCCAGGCCGCCAAACGGCTGGCCACCCTGGACGCCGAGCACGAGGGCCTGGTCTTCGGCCGGCTCGATCGGGCCGACCGGCAGACCCACTACATCGGCCGGATCGGGGTCCGCGACGAGGATTACGAACCGCTGGTGATCGACTGGCGGGCACCGGCCGCCGAGCCGTTCTATCGGGCCACCCCGACCAAGCCGATGAACGTGATCCGGCGCCGAGTGCTGCGCTCCCGCGGTCAACAGGTGATCGGCATCGAGGACGACCTGCTGGACGACGAACATGCCGACGACACCCTGGTGGTGGTCGGCGAGGGCGCCCTGATGGCGGCGCTGTCGCGGGCACGGGGCGCCCAGATGCGCGACATCGTGGCCACCATCCAGGCCGAGCAGGACGAGGCGATCCGGGCGCCGTACCAGGGCGTGACGATGATCACCGGCGGACCCGGCACCGGCAAGACCGTGGTGGCCCTGCACCGCGCGGCGTACCTGCTCTACTCCAATCGGCGTCGGTTCGAGTCCGGCGGTGTGCTCGTGGTCGGCCCGAGCAGGGTGTTCATGAACTACATCGAACGGGTGCTGCCGTCGCTGGGTGAGGAGTCGGTCACGCTGCGGCCGATCGGCGCGGTCGCCTCCGACGTGGTCAAGCTCAGCGGCGAGCGGACCGACAGCGCCGAGGTCGCCGGGATCAAGGGCCGGCTGGCCATGGTCGGCGTCCTCAAGCGGGTGGCCGCGCTGCCGACCAAGGGCGCGCCGGACATCCTGGCCGTCACGATCAAGGGCGAGCCGCTGGTGCTGCGAGTCGACCAGCTGAACCGGATCCGTACCGATGTGCTGTCGCGTTATCGGGTCAACCAGGGCCGGGCCGCGGCCGAGTCGGCGTTGCTGAACGCGTTGTGGGCGTTGAAGCCGGCGCAGATCGAGTTGGATCGCGATCAGTTCGACGAGCAGATCGGCTCGATGGCGTCGTTCCGGATGTTCTGCAACGCCTGGTGGCCCTACCTGTCCGCCGAGGAGGCGTTGGCCCGGTTGGGTGATCGCGACACGTTGCGTCAGGTCGCGGCCGGCAGCCTCTCCGATCATGATCAACAATTGCTGGCCGACAGCTTTGCCGGCGGCGGTGAGCCGACGATCGCCGACGGCGCGCTGCTGGACGAGTTGATCGACCGGATCGGCCCGGTGCCGCAGACCGAGACCGAGCCGAACATCTTCCTCGACGACGAGGGCTCCCAGGTCAGCGAGTTGGTCACCGTGGCCGATCGGTTGTCGGTGCAGCGCGAGGTGGATCCGTTCGCCGAGCCCTACCAGACCTACGCGCACATCCTGCTGGACGAGGCGCAGGACATCTCGCCGATGCAGTGGCGGATGCTCCGCCGTCGCGGCCAGCACGCCAGTTGGACCATCGTCGGTGATCCGGCGCAGAGCTCCTGGCCGGATCCGGACGAGGTGCAGCGGGCGATCCAGCAGGTGATCGGCAAGGCACCGCATCGCGAATTCCACATGAGCACCAACTACCGCAGCCCGGCCGAGGTTTTCGAGCTGGCCGCCAAGGTCGCGCTGCATGCCTACCCGAAGGCCGATCTGCCGAAGGCGGTCCGATCGGTCGGCATCGAGCCGGAGTTGCGCGTCGCACAGCGCGGCGATGATCTTGGTCCGGACGCCGTCCGAGCGGTACGAGATCTGCTCACCGTGGTGGAGGGCACGGTCGGCGTCATCTGCCCGCCGTCGTTGCTGGACAGCGTCGAGACCAAGATCAACTCCGAGATCGACGATCATGATCTGCGGCGGGTGATCGTGGTGACAGCCTTGCAGGCCAAGGGACTTGAGTACGACGGCGTGCTGGTCGTCTCCCCCGATGATCTTGTCAGTCAGACGCCGGGCGGCGAGCGGGTGCTCTACGTCGCGCTGACCCGACCGACCCAGCGGCTGATCACGCTCGACCGAACTCCCGGCGCAACCTGGCGTAGACCTCTCGGGTAG
- the metF gene encoding methylenetetrahydrofolate reductase [NAD(P)H], with protein sequence MAVHTTSSSPTGAARTPTRSAASSMRAPSIADLLARADRPLFSFELFPPRNEEEERRAWFTVRRLESLAPDFVSVTYGANGTTRDRTIKITEQIAATTTLRTMAHLTAASQSKAQLRKVIGSYAAAGIRHVLAIRGDMPGGPTVPWERHPDGLANATELVAMIRELGDFCIGVGAFPDIHPQERDADLDARVLAAKAAAGADFAITQLFFTPARYFELVDRVRSLGCDIPIIPGIQPVTRISQIQRFAELSGAELPASVVGRLEAEGDEPKAVRKVGVEIAGELAAELLAGGAPGVHLYTMNRSLATREVYARLRREFGRA encoded by the coding sequence ATGGCCGTGCACACCACCTCGTCGAGCCCGACCGGGGCTGCCCGTACCCCGACGCGCAGTGCCGCGTCGAGCATGCGTGCGCCCTCGATCGCCGACCTGTTGGCGCGTGCGGATCGGCCGTTGTTCTCGTTCGAGTTGTTCCCGCCACGCAACGAGGAGGAGGAACGACGGGCCTGGTTCACCGTTCGCCGGCTGGAGTCGTTGGCTCCCGATTTCGTCTCGGTGACCTACGGTGCGAACGGCACCACTCGGGATCGGACGATCAAGATCACCGAGCAGATCGCAGCCACCACCACGTTACGGACGATGGCTCACCTGACCGCCGCCTCACAGAGCAAAGCCCAACTGCGCAAGGTGATCGGCTCGTACGCGGCCGCCGGGATCCGCCATGTGCTGGCCATCCGCGGCGACATGCCGGGCGGCCCGACCGTGCCGTGGGAACGCCATCCCGACGGGCTCGCCAACGCCACCGAACTGGTCGCGATGATCCGCGAACTCGGCGACTTCTGCATCGGCGTCGGTGCCTTCCCCGACATCCATCCGCAAGAACGCGACGCCGATCTGGATGCCCGGGTGCTGGCCGCCAAGGCCGCGGCCGGGGCAGATTTCGCGATCACCCAGCTGTTCTTCACTCCGGCTCGCTACTTCGAGCTGGTGGATCGGGTTCGCTCGCTCGGCTGCGACATCCCGATCATCCCGGGCATCCAGCCGGTCACTCGGATCAGCCAGATCCAGCGATTCGCCGAGCTGTCCGGGGCCGAGCTGCCCGCCTCGGTCGTGGGCCGGCTGGAAGCAGAGGGCGACGAGCCGAAGGCGGTTCGCAAGGTCGGCGTGGAGATTGCCGGCGAGCTGGCCGCCGAGTTGCTCGCCGGCGGAGCCCCCGGCGTGCACCTCTACACGATGAATCGGTCGCTGGCTACCCGAGAGGTCTACGCCAGGTTGCGCCGGGAGTTCGGTCGAGCGTGA
- a CDS encoding polyprenyl synthetase family protein: MTHPEPGSPLGPDFIDAVSVAIKDFLDRQAAVLKPVGTELEPVHRIGAELAAGGKRLRPAFCYWGYVAAADDPGELGPALIKAAASLDLLHISALVHDDVMDASDLRRGKPAAHRQFERLHTDLGWSGDPAVFGRAGAILLGDLLLIWSMQLLHESGLPLSVLDRGLPIVEVMRTEVTAGQFLDVVAQAQDHASYLPEQADDSRLVLERALDEASRVVEYKSARYTVRRPLQFGAALGGADSALQDQLAAFGSPIGRAFQYRDDLLGVFGDSAVTGKPSGDDLREGKRTVLVAQALARTDPGGRKLLESQLGNKNLDAAGVAELQRVIIDSGARDAVEQMIDHDQHVAMQALEHADLTDAGRTALTALASAAIRRRF; encoded by the coding sequence GTGACCCATCCCGAGCCCGGATCCCCTCTCGGCCCCGACTTCATCGACGCGGTGTCGGTGGCGATCAAGGACTTCCTCGATCGGCAGGCGGCGGTGCTGAAGCCGGTCGGTACCGAGTTGGAGCCGGTGCATCGGATCGGCGCCGAGTTGGCCGCCGGCGGCAAGCGGCTGCGTCCCGCCTTCTGTTACTGGGGTTACGTGGCCGCCGCCGATGATCCGGGCGAGCTCGGGCCCGCGCTGATCAAGGCCGCGGCCAGTCTGGATCTGTTGCACATCAGCGCTCTGGTACATGACGACGTGATGGACGCTTCGGATCTGCGCCGAGGAAAACCGGCCGCCCATCGCCAGTTCGAACGGTTGCACACCGATCTCGGCTGGAGCGGAGATCCGGCCGTCTTCGGCCGAGCGGGTGCGATCCTGCTCGGTGATCTGTTGCTGATCTGGTCGATGCAACTGCTGCACGAGTCCGGGCTGCCGCTGAGTGTGCTGGACCGCGGGCTGCCGATCGTGGAGGTGATGCGGACCGAGGTGACGGCCGGCCAGTTCCTCGACGTGGTTGCCCAGGCGCAGGATCACGCCAGCTACCTGCCGGAACAGGCCGACGACTCCCGCCTGGTGCTGGAGCGCGCGCTGGACGAGGCGAGCCGCGTGGTCGAGTACAAGTCGGCCCGATACACCGTACGGCGGCCGTTGCAGTTCGGTGCCGCGCTGGGTGGCGCGGACTCGGCGCTGCAAGATCAACTCGCCGCCTTCGGCTCACCGATCGGCCGTGCCTTCCAGTATCGCGATGACCTGCTCGGCGTGTTCGGCGACAGCGCGGTGACGGGAAAGCCCAGCGGAGATGATCTTCGCGAGGGCAAGCGTACGGTGCTGGTCGCGCAAGCCCTGGCGCGAACCGATCCGGGCGGTCGCAAACTGCTGGAATCCCAACTGGGCAACAAGAATCTTGATGCTGCCGGTGTCGCCGAGCTGCAACGGGTGATCATCGACTCCGGTGCCCGGGATGCGGTGGAGCAGATGATCGATCATGATCAACACGTGGCGATGCAAGCGCTGGAGCATGCCGACCTCACCGATGCCGGCCGGACGGCCCTGACCGCCCTGGCCTCGGCCGCGATTCGTCGCAGGTTCTGA
- a CDS encoding Stf0 family sulfotransferase, translating to MAPVPERSYLICGTPRTGSTFLCGLLASTGAVGRPESYFRIQNESDYARQWSIDQTDGCVDQGAFVAAAIAAGSTANGIFGCRVMWGSLDNVVAKIDPSIAVHSPQADLGLLQRAFEPGLTFVYLSRQDVLAQAVSWARAEQTAYWQTGDVAAGEPHFDPEQIDLLGQTIEEHNAAWRSWFAAAGVRPLAIAYEELVADPVRTVRDLLDQLGIEIPTGTRIAAPDRRQSDELNEGWLRQFRTCDESRPRPGRSGPSGRHR from the coding sequence GTGGCCCCAGTGCCGGAGCGTTCCTACCTCATCTGCGGTACGCCGCGCACCGGCAGCACATTCCTGTGCGGGTTGCTGGCCTCGACCGGGGCGGTCGGCCGGCCGGAGTCCTACTTTCGGATTCAGAACGAGTCGGACTACGCCCGCCAGTGGAGCATCGACCAAACCGATGGGTGCGTGGATCAGGGGGCCTTCGTGGCTGCCGCTATCGCTGCCGGCAGTACCGCGAACGGGATCTTCGGTTGTCGGGTGATGTGGGGCAGCCTGGACAACGTCGTCGCCAAGATCGATCCGAGCATCGCGGTCCACAGCCCACAAGCTGATCTTGGGTTATTGCAACGCGCCTTCGAGCCAGGTTTGACCTTCGTCTACCTGAGCAGGCAGGACGTGCTCGCGCAGGCGGTCTCCTGGGCTCGCGCTGAACAGACCGCCTACTGGCAGACCGGTGATGTCGCCGCCGGCGAACCGCACTTCGACCCCGAGCAGATCGACCTGCTGGGGCAGACGATCGAGGAACACAATGCCGCCTGGCGATCATGGTTCGCAGCGGCCGGCGTGCGACCGCTGGCGATCGCCTACGAGGAGTTGGTCGCCGATCCCGTCCGTACGGTGCGCGACCTGCTTGATCAACTCGGCATCGAAATCCCAACTGGTACACGGATCGCCGCGCCGGATCGCAGGCAGTCCGACGAGTTGAACGAGGGCTGGCTGCGGCAGTTCAGAACCTGCGACGAATCGCGGCCGAGGCCAGGGCGGTCAGGGCCGTCCGGCCGGCATCGGTGA
- a CDS encoding alpha/beta fold hydrolase has translation MQISMMPLRTTKVSVGGHDVVADVGGDGPPVLLLHGFPQTRLTWRSVVPLLADRFQLVCPDLPGYGDSARLGDAPQSFDEALLGRHMVKLMHQLGYERFAVVGHDRGGLVAFRAALDDPDSVTHLGVLDILPTVDNWAALQGPGGVFAFHLYLLAQPTDLPERLIGADPDVFFGHFLDTWTEVPGAIPPDVRAHYLSAAGRPEAIHAICDDYRASAFIDGVQDERDQAEGRRLTMPVLAAWQDPGEARLPFDPVRIWESWAADVHTVALRCGHFLPEELPKQVADAVTQLIAS, from the coding sequence ATGCAGATCTCGATGATGCCTCTGCGGACCACGAAGGTCTCGGTGGGTGGACACGATGTGGTGGCGGATGTGGGTGGCGACGGTCCTCCGGTGCTGCTGTTGCATGGGTTCCCACAGACCCGTCTGACCTGGCGTTCGGTGGTTCCTCTGTTGGCCGACCGCTTCCAACTCGTTTGTCCAGATCTACCCGGCTACGGAGACAGTGCCCGCCTTGGCGACGCCCCACAGTCGTTCGATGAGGCTCTCCTCGGCAGGCATATGGTCAAGCTGATGCATCAGTTGGGCTATGAGCGTTTCGCTGTTGTTGGACACGATCGTGGTGGTCTGGTCGCGTTTCGCGCTGCGCTTGATGATCCGGACTCGGTTACCCATCTCGGAGTGCTGGACATCCTCCCCACTGTCGACAACTGGGCCGCCCTACAGGGCCCGGGCGGTGTGTTCGCCTTCCACCTGTATCTGCTTGCTCAACCCACTGACCTACCCGAGCGGCTGATCGGCGCTGATCCCGACGTGTTCTTCGGGCATTTCCTCGATACGTGGACCGAGGTGCCCGGAGCGATCCCGCCGGATGTCCGAGCTCACTACTTGAGCGCCGCCGGTCGACCTGAGGCCATACATGCCATCTGTGACGACTACCGAGCCAGCGCATTCATTGACGGAGTCCAGGACGAACGTGATCAGGCCGAGGGGCGACGCCTGACAATGCCCGTCCTCGCCGCCTGGCAGGATCCGGGCGAAGCGCGGCTGCCCTTCGATCCAGTGCGGATCTGGGAAAGCTGGGCCGCCGACGTGCATACCGTTGCCCTCCGGTGCGGACACTTCCTTCCCGAGGAACTACCAAAACAGGTTGCAGATGCGGTGACGCAGCTGATCGCTTCCTAG
- a CDS encoding Uma2 family endonuclease, with translation MTSAADQTYRWSPNGFLRAYEAGAFDARVELIDGEVVPVVIGEWHGETAFRIGGILRDVAGGIVTGSTLSAGDSLPDPDCWVRRAGAEPAGQLSDRLSVWKPADVLLVVEVSDESVMRDLTVKPAIYGSAGYPTYWVITRDAIYEHTDPTAAGYRTRTEYRRGERIGLRYAGTELSVGELLGPVD, from the coding sequence GTGACCAGTGCCGCGGACCAGACCTACCGGTGGAGCCCGAACGGCTTCCTGCGCGCCTACGAGGCCGGTGCGTTCGACGCTCGGGTCGAGCTGATCGACGGGGAGGTGGTGCCGGTGGTGATCGGAGAATGGCATGGAGAGACCGCATTTCGGATCGGCGGAATCCTGCGCGACGTCGCCGGCGGCATCGTCACCGGGTCCACTCTGTCGGCCGGTGATTCGCTACCTGACCCCGACTGCTGGGTCCGTCGGGCGGGAGCCGAACCAGCAGGACAGCTGAGCGATCGGCTCTCTGTCTGGAAACCTGCCGACGTACTTCTCGTCGTCGAGGTGTCCGACGAGTCGGTGATGCGCGATCTCACGGTCAAGCCGGCGATCTACGGCTCGGCCGGCTACCCGACGTATTGGGTGATCACGCGGGACGCGATCTACGAGCACACCGATCCCACGGCTGCCGGTTACCGCACTCGTACCGAATATCGGCGCGGGGAGCGGATCGGCTTGCGGTACGCCGGCACTGAGCTCTCGGTCGGCGAGCTCCTCGGCCCCGTCGACTGA